tgacgCCCAATTCGGATTTTTTGGTAAATcagatctttttatgtagtcgttcacattGCGCATGCGCGCTTACACGAGCCTCCATGTTGAtggaagtaaatatggcccctTTTGTAGGTCTCGTCATGACGCATCTGTGGTGATTCCAAGGATGTTTTGCAACCGGAgaacaacattttcttatatttatcagttgtaAAGCAACTTCTTTTCGCCACCGACTGTTTTCTGCTTCTTCGTCCTTGTACTGTTCACGTTGACATGAGAAAATCAgatgtcacattgggcaaaaaaaattttttttttaaaatctgaattGACCTGCAATGTGAACATAGCCTAAGATATGCAGACTATTAAATAAGGTCACTTTAGATGCGCTTAAATATAAGGTAAGAAGTAGTAAGAAGGGCACGAACCAATAAAACACCGGAAATGTATCGGTGCATAAAAGATTGAATCAAGTAAATTTAGAGGTGCACAGActattaaatgtgtttgttgcaatACAAGTTGTGCACCGACCATTAAATAAGGTAATTTTAGGTAAATATGGAACATTAGAGGTGCACAGACCATTAAATAAGGTAAAATTAGACATGCAGACCATTCAAAGTGGTAAATTAAAGTTGCAGACGATAAGTTATATAATTTGTACACGGCTTTTAAATAAGGTACAATTAGGTCAGTATGGATACTTGAGGTGCACAGACCATTCAATTTATAATGACTGGTCTGTACACCTCTAATATACTTTACTTAATGGTCGGTGTGTCTAAAGGACATTACAACGTGCAGAGATCTTGAAATAAGGTACCTTGCTTGTGCATAGATCATTAAAGAAGTAGAGCTAGAATATGTGCAATATCTGTACTGCATGTCAGCAGGCTTCCCGAGGTCCCACTCCCCAGCTAACCTGATGCGCCCTGCATATGAGGTCCATGTCGTGCTTGTGTAGAAACTTGGCCACCACGTCGGCGCCGAACGTGAAGGAGACGCCGCGGTCATTCTCGCCCCAGCCCAGCACGTCCTTGTCGGGGTCGGCCCACAGTAGGTCGCACAGCAGACCCTGGTCGGGCACGTCCGTTGGCCGCATGACTCGGCGGATCTGCTCCATGGACTGGAGGTCGGGTGAGAGGCCTGTCGAGGTCATGTCAGTCAATGGCCCTGTTTGATTAGGTACACGATCCAAtctggggtacacacatacctcTTTTtagcatttaaatttttttttaaatgtgagggTGCCCACACGAGAAGGAAAAAATGGCCAAgtgtgttcttactgctcttGTGGTGTGTGATATACATAACCATGTAGattgtagtaccaagactggcCGGTGAGAGGCAgtatggtgccacagggcatccagattGCCAGAAAATAGTGCAGTAGGAGTAGTAGAAGAAATAGAAGACGGCAGAGTTGGCCACCTCCAAATATGATACGCAGGAAAAAACCCTGACCAAAATAGAAAGTGTTTTTTAACATCCTACTAGTATCCTGATTTGTCCATgcactagtacgctctttgtcttcAATAGTAGAACAACTTACTAGTGAGGCAACATTTTGCACTGGTTGCAGAGCTGGCCCTAACCAATGTGGCGCACCCTTACCTCAGCATACACTTATAAAAGAAACTGAAtaacaatgtttttaacattGGTTTAAATTTCTAATAAAAggcaaatgctcaaatttggtgCAATTCGTAGTATGTGTGGACGCCTGCTTAAGCTCCGTTGTATGATGTTGCTACCTCCGTGACAGCAGAAGATCTTCTCGTCTACAATAGCAGCTACTGGTAAACAGTTGAAGCAGTCTGTGAAGGTCTTCCACAGTTTGATGTTATACCTTCGCTTGCctgaaataaacaacaacacatttagaaaaaaaaaaaaaaaacaaacacacacagatgaaTAAGTTATCGTATTCATTTGTAGCCCGCGTGCCTCACATTCATCGTAGAAGCCGTAAATTCGGTTGATAGAGGCGCACTCGTGGTTGCCGCGCAGCAGGAAGAAGTTTTCCGGGTACTTGATCTTGTAGACCAGCAGCAGACAGATGGTCTCCAGGGACTGCTTGCCTCGGTCCACGTAGTCACCCAGGAACAGGTAGTTGCTCTCCGGGGGGAAGCCGCCGTACTCAAACAGCCGCAGGAGGTCATAGTACTGGCCGTGGACATCGCCTGCGGGGAAGGCGCCAGAGAGCGGTTAAAGTGCGCCCGAGGTGCACGTGTGTATGGCAAGCCTTTGGAGCATTTCTTCAATATCCTACAAGTGCCCTGtactcactagtaagacaactcATGAGCACTCGCACAGCAACAGTCTTATTAGTCCGTTTCTTTCCACTACTGTCTTCCACTATTGTATGACATTTATGCACATTAGTAGAAAGAGAGCACACTAttactacaacaacaacaacaactactactactgttactatttatacagtataatatccTAACAGAGCGCAGAATTGTCCATATACTGGTACgctttttgtcctcactagtaagagaATTCAGAGCACTATTAGAATGACAATGTATTTactagatgttttttttttttccaaaccacTATTACATTTCTCCGCATTAGTACCATGACtagggtgcactagtagaactacATGGTATGAATTCGGCAAAACTCTGCACTAGTGGACAACTGCATGCTAGTAGTACAACTAGTGACAAAAATTC
This Phycodurus eques isolate BA_2022a chromosome 16, UOR_Pequ_1.1, whole genome shotgun sequence DNA region includes the following protein-coding sequences:
- the ppp1caa gene encoding protein phosphatase 1, catalytic subunit, alpha isozyme a isoform X2; this translates as MAEPDKLNIDSIIQRLLEVKGSRPGKNVQLTESEIRGLCLKSREIFLSQPILLELEAPLKICGDVHGQYYDLLRLFEYGGFPPESNYLFLGDYVDRGKQSLETICLLLVYKIKYPENFFLLRGNHECASINRIYGFYDECKRRYNIKLWKTFTDCFNCLPVAAIVDEKIFCCHGGLSPDLQSMEQIRRVMRPTDVPDQGLLCDLLWADPDKDVLGWGENDRGVSFTFGADVVAKFLHKHDMDLICRAHQVVEDGYEFFAKRQLVTLFSAPNYCGEFDNAGAMMSVDETLMCSFQILKPADKKLYPYGGGAGMGSGRPVTPPRNSAKAAKAKK
- the ppp1caa gene encoding protein phosphatase 1, catalytic subunit, alpha isozyme a isoform X1: MAEPDKLNIDSIIQRLLEAGLGGVKGSRPGKNVQLTESEIRGLCLKSREIFLSQPILLELEAPLKICGDVHGQYYDLLRLFEYGGFPPESNYLFLGDYVDRGKQSLETICLLLVYKIKYPENFFLLRGNHECASINRIYGFYDECKRRYNIKLWKTFTDCFNCLPVAAIVDEKIFCCHGGLSPDLQSMEQIRRVMRPTDVPDQGLLCDLLWADPDKDVLGWGENDRGVSFTFGADVVAKFLHKHDMDLICRAHQVVEDGYEFFAKRQLVTLFSAPNYCGEFDNAGAMMSVDETLMCSFQILKPADKKLYPYGGGAGMGSGRPVTPPRNSAKAAKAKK